Sequence from the Equus quagga isolate Etosha38 chromosome 15, UCLA_HA_Equagga_1.0, whole genome shotgun sequence genome:
gagtctctcctcctctatccTCTTATTGGTCTATAGTCTGCATAAACAACTTAATTCTTAGCCAGATTCTTTTCCTGTGACTCACTGGAGGACAATATACttccttcatttataaaaataaattgaccacTTCATATTCTAGAGGTCCTATTTATGATCCAACGAAATTCCCGTGAATTCAGAGAAAAGTCtcttgagagaaaaaagaacaacccTAATGTCGCAGACTCCAAATAGCACTAAAAGATAGATAAGGAGGGAAATGataatgtgtgcatgtgtgtgtgtgggagacagagagagagagatccccTGACAGTTGTACTGAGCATAAAATAAACCTTCGAAGCCATAGTTTGAGTTTTCTTAAAGAAGCCCGTAGAAGTTCTCACCAAGGCCGTTGGGACATCGGATTTGCGTTTGAGGGTGGAATGTTGTAAACACACTCACGTCTCCTCAGGATAAAGGGAGAGCCTGCCTTCCCTGGGTTGGAGGCTTACAGTGGAAATGGCAGCAGGCTTAGCCTCTTTCAGGTCTTGAGTGGTTGTGGAAAACTGTGCTGTGTGTTTGTGCTTCAAGAATGTGAGGAATGAGGATCCGCCAGAGTGCTGGCTTGTCCAGAGTAACTCGGGGGTACCAGTGGTAGTAGTGTTGATTTGCTTGACTTATTAACGTGAGCTTTTCGCTTTTCTTTCAAGTCTCTTCCAGGGGAAATGCAGACTTGGGGAAATTTACCTTTAACCTGGTCTTTCCAAGAAGGCGTCCAATTGTCGGGCGGTTACAGTGGACATTTAATAGGTAACATGCCCCAGCAGAAGTCACTGAATGATTGCTTATCCCTCTCCAAGGGTTATGGTCTGGGGGGAGCCGCTAATATGGCAGACCCCACTTCCACCTTGGGCCCCACCAAGCTCTATGAGAAGTGCAAGTTGCCCAGTGGTCGGCTTTGCAGCAGTGGGGAGCTGCTTCAGCCGGTCTCCGGAGTCTTCCCTGACTACAGTGATCTGCAGCCATGGAATAAAAAtgctgctttggggagaaatcCTCTTAATGACAACTATTGTCCCAATTACACTTTTCCTCTGACCAACTGGCCTTACGACTTCTCCCCTTCCCAGAACTCTGCAGAACCCTTTTTCCAACAGATTCCAGTGGAACCACCTGCAGCCAAACCTAGCTGTCACCCATTATGGCCAAATCCAGGGGGTGATCTTTACGAAGAGAAGGTGCATGCAGATTTTAACAGCTACTACCCTTCCACCACAGGCCATCCCCCTCAGGAAGACCCCTTTCTCCTCACCTACACCCCTCATCCTCACCACCAATATTCGCTGCCAGGCAAGAGTAGCAAATGGGattttgaggaagaaatgaggtACATGGGTTTGGATCACTGCAACACGGAAATGCTTCTAAACTTCTGTCCTTTAAGATGATCCCAATctgaacccttgtgcactgtgaGGTCCAGGAAGACAATttgctgcagccactgtggaaaacaatatggaggttgctcaaaaaattaaaagcaaaactaccatatgatcctgcagtcccacttctgggtatatatttgaaggaaatgaaatcactatcccGAAGAGGTAGCTGCACccccatgttccttgcagcattatttacaataggcaagacatggaaacatcTAAGTATCCAtcactggatgaatggataaagaaaatgtggggtgtatatatatatatatatatatgtatatgtatatatatacatatatacacacaatggaatactacacagccatcaAAAAGGAAATGCTGTCTTTTGCGAccatatggatggaccttgagggcattaggctaagtgaaatacatcagacagagagagagaggcaaatactgtataatctcacttatgtgtagaatatttaaaaactccCAAATTCATAGAAACGAAGATCAGATTTATTGTTGCCAAAGGCAGACGGTAAAGAGTGGAAGaattgggtgaaggtggtcaaaaggtacaaacttccagttttaagatAACTAAGTTCTAGAGGTAGAATATAGAGCCTGATGACTATAGTTCACAATatcatattgtatatttgaaacttgctaaaagagtagatcttaaaaattctcatcacaagggaaaaaaaatctgtaactttGTGAGGTGATTGATATTAACTAAGCTTATTGTAAaaattttgcagtatatacatgtATTggatcattatattgtacactttaaatgtatacaatgttataagtcaattacatctcaataaaattatatctcactaaaacTGGGGGAGAAAGATGACTGAAATCTTTTACAATCATTCAAAAAAGCTGTTTTGGTAAATGACTGGAAGAATTTCCTTAGGAAACAGTTTTCAGAACATAACCACAGATAAATCAGAATCAGTCACAAGCAGAAG
This genomic interval carries:
- the GCM1 gene encoding chorion-specific transcription factor GCMa, with product MQPEDFGSEDKEILSWDINDMKLPQNVKKTDWFQEWPDSYEKHIYSSEDRNAQRHLSSWAMRNTNNHNSRILKKSCLGVVVCSRNCSVEEGRKIYLRPAICDKARQKQQRKRCPNCEAPLKLIPCRGHGGFPVTNFWRHDGRFIFFQSKGEHDHPRPETKLEAEARRAMKKAQSASSSGSLQLKGGPETKSLPGEMQTWGNLPLTWSFQEGVQLSGGYSGHLIGNMPQQKSLNDCLSLSKGYGLGGAANMADPTSTLGPTKLYEKCKLPSGRLCSSGELLQPVSGVFPDYSDLQPWNKNAALGRNPLNDNYCPNYTFPLTNWPYDFSPSQNSAEPFFQQIPVEPPAAKPSCHPLWPNPGGDLYEEKVHADFNSYYPSTTGHPPQEDPFLLTYTPHPHHQYSLPGKSSKWDFEEEMRYMGLDHCNTEMLLNFCPLR